AAATTACCCTGAAGCTTTAAAGAAAGAGGCTTTAAGAAGAaccaaaatggaaaaaaatgtGAATACACGAGAGAACAAAAacagaagatgaaagttttaaaTTGTATAATGCAAGGGGAGGACATGTATACACCTAAATCAAAATACTAATACTTCTACCCATCCCTTCTATTATTATACTGAATAATAATATAAGAGGAGTTCCATACTTCAAGTGTGTTACTAGGAAAGCATCCCATGCTACACAATTCATAGGCAAATGCCAGATCCCAGAAGGAAGTCTTTAAAACATCCAATTtttcttcattaattttttGGACATGCAATACACAAATGGGCAAGACGAAATGAGTGTTGTAGCATGCATACCAGGAAAAGGAAGATCTGCTCCCTATTTATCTGTTAGAGACCGACTGCACGCAGCCATTTCATTGTTGAAAATGTCAAAGGCACCACAAATGATCATCTTTTATAACACAAGGACTCAAGGAGTTATGTAGCGGCCACCCAAATAGAAACTTCTACGCATTGCAGTTcaaaaatattgttgttctCGAATTATGCATGTAAGCATAAGTTCAAGCACTTTCTGGAGATCTGCTTCTCTGTAGTATTTGGCTCCAGTAAAATATTTAGTCTCAGAGCAATATTCAGCAATTTGGCACACCGAAAAAGTTCCAATGTGCACAAGCGGACTTGTGTCTACATGTTCTATTGACAATTGCTTTGGCCAACCTTGTTACAAGTTAGGCCTTGTCCGTGTCTTTGAAGCAAAACAAAATAGAAAATTTCAGTCCTTCAGAAGATTAAGATGTCTGACAGCCCATTTTCCTAACCTCGTGTTATTGTATTCTTTGGAAGAGTCAAAAACGCTTGTTAACATAGGGGCTGTGGGTTGAAATGGCATCTTCGTAACAAAATCTTCAAGCTCATCAAAGAATCCATGCAGACCATATAGCTTTATCATGGATTCGTAATGCTCCAATTGTggtataataaaataatcacGACTCAGTGAATTGAAATATTGTTCACCCAATTTCACACAACCCTGAGAAATACATGCAAGCAGTGCAGCTTGAAAGGTAGTACTATCTGGCTTCACTCCATCCTCCTCCATCAACTCAAACAATTTCAATATTGCTTCACTTTGTTTGTTATAATAACATCCCAGCATCAGAGAATTCCAGAGAGCAACATCTTTCACAGGAGTCCCAATGAAAACATTCAGTGCATAGTCAAGACAACGACATTTGGAATACATATCAAGCAAAGCTCCTATGATCACGATGTCCAAATCATAACCATTTCTAATCATAAACCCATGGATTTGTTTACCTTGTTCACGAGCAAAAATATTTGCACAAACCGCCAAGAGAGTAGCAAAAGTGAATTTACTAGGCGTCGCCTCTCCTAGCATTTCCCAGAAAATTGCTAAAGCTTCTTCACTCATCCTATGACGAGCATAGCTACTCAACAAAGCATTCCAAGAAACCATATCTCTGAAATGACTCATACTGTAAAACCAAGCTCTAGCCTTTCTCAAGTTCCCACATTTCCCATACATATCAAGAAGTGCATTGGCAACACACAAGTCGGAGTAGAAACCATGCCTATACATGTATCCATGAACCTGCTTCCCCAATTCAAGATCTGAAAGACCTGCACAAACATTCAGGATCAAACTTATAGCCACACGATCAGTGTCCCTCGTATTATTGCACATTAAAAGGATTAACTCCATTGCTTCATCCCATTGTGAATAATGTGCATATCCTGTTAGCATTGCATTCCACGAAACTATACTGCGATCAGGCATCCTATCAAAAAGCTCCCTTGCTTGCCTGGTTTTCCCACTCATGGCATATCCTGACACCATAGAAGTCCAATGAATCAAATTTTTAGGGGATAGCAGGTCAAAAATTGTCCGAGCACACACTAAATCCCCACATTTGGCATACACATCAATTAGAGAGCACGAAACAACCTCAGCCTCTTCGTAATTAATCTTGATAATTAATCCATGAATTTGAATTCCTTCACGAAATCCTCTAAAACTAGAACAAGCAACTAGAGCATTTGAGACTGTAAATGTCAGCGGCCTCGTATTTAGACTAATCATTTTGAAAAACATAAAGACAGACTCTTTTCCATTACCCATCTCAAGATACCTTCTAACAATCACATTCCAAGTAACAGCATTTGGTCtctcaatttcatcaaacattCTCCGTGCATCACCCATTCTACTACACTTCCCATACACATCCACAATCGAACTCCCTAAAATCACGTTACCACCAAAACCATATTTCAGAACGAGGGCATGCACCTGTCTAGAAAGCCAAAGCGCCAAGGTAGAGGCACAAGAAGCAAGAACGCCCGCAAAAGTGACCTCAGCAGCAAAAACCCCAGACTTATGCATATCAGAAAAAAATCCTAATGCCTTCCCAGCATACCCATTTTGTGAATAAGCAGTAACCATAGCATTCCAAGACCCACCATCTCTTTGAGGCATTTCATCAAACAGCTCTCTTGCATCTACCAAACACCCACATTTCCCGTAAGCTTCAATTGCTCGATTGAGCAAGAATACAGGTGGGGTTGGAGCAAAACTAACCAAATGCGACTCGACTTTACGGACTTCAACAATGGCCTTCTTTGATGCACAGATTCTGAAGAGATGAGCATAGAGAGCAAAAGGGAAAGGTATTGGAGCTGAGAATAAAACAGAGACAGCTTTTCCAAGTCGACCCAAACGAAGATGGTTGATGATTGTGGTGGTTAAGGCTTTAGCTTCTGAAGATGGTGGCCCTTTGGAGCTGCGGGGGGTGGTGGGTTCGCCATTGATGATATGGTTCAGGACGGAAGCTGCGTTTATACCCATGCAAGTTGCATTAGAAGGCTGAATTCTTGATGGACAGTTTAGAGATTCAAACTATAAATGGATCTCATCAAACTAAGAAGCTTTTTGACAAATCAAATGTGACATTTATTTGGTGAAATGAgattaaatgaaaatattttgaggTATAAATTTATACTAAAGTCCATTTAAAAACCCaagtttaaaattgaaaataagaaTGTATCCCAACTTGTCTAGTGTGAAATCATGAATTTTTGGccaaaaacatatttaaattataccCCAAACTTAAATTACATCCTTAAAGTATATTTTTTGACAGAAAACatctttcaaatatttaaaagttaacAATTTTCAACCTTCAGTTAGATATAATCAAAAAATTAAGGGATCCTACAAAAACATGTGCAATTCATGTGAACAAAACGTTTTTTTGCATAATTTGTTACAACCTATAAAAAGCTtctgaaaaaaaagaatattaaaaatcGTGGATACTATTGCTTGCTGAAACAAAAAATGTTAGAAAGGTGTAATGATACATgaccttttcttcttctcttttaccAATGGAAAAAAGCTAGAGCTTAATTATCTTCACCTTTTTTAAAGCCAAATTATAGTTAGATCAATAATTTTTTGGTGCAATCTGATATTAAGgtaatcaaaattttatttatgtctCGCATTCgagtttttaatcaaaattctgATTATGTCTCGCATTTGAGTTTCATTCTCCATTATTAGAAATGGAAGTCTTCTACAAACATCGATTAAGTAAATTCAGTTGAAAAGAAACATATTTCAActggtaatttttttaatattaaatcacatgaaaaataaata
This region of Solanum dulcamara chromosome 9, daSolDulc1.2, whole genome shotgun sequence genomic DNA includes:
- the LOC129904431 gene encoding pentatricopeptide repeat-containing protein At3g26540, yielding MGINAASVLNHIINGEPTTPRSSKGPPSSEAKALTTTIINHLRLGRLGKAVSVLFSAPIPFPFALYAHLFRICASKKAIVEVRKVESHLVSFAPTPPVFLLNRAIEAYGKCGCLVDARELFDEMPQRDGGSWNAMVTAYSQNGYAGKALGFFSDMHKSGVFAAEVTFAGVLASCASTLALWLSRQVHALVLKYGFGGNVILGSSIVDVYGKCSRMGDARRMFDEIERPNAVTWNVIVRRYLEMGNGKESVFMFFKMISLNTRPLTFTVSNALVACSSFRGFREGIQIHGLIIKINYEEAEVVSCSLIDVYAKCGDLVCARTIFDLLSPKNLIHWTSMVSGYAMSGKTRQARELFDRMPDRSIVSWNAMLTGYAHYSQWDEAMELILLMCNNTRDTDRVAISLILNVCAGLSDLELGKQVHGYMYRHGFYSDLCVANALLDMYGKCGNLRKARAWFYSMSHFRDMVSWNALLSSYARHRMSEEALAIFWEMLGEATPSKFTFATLLAVCANIFAREQGKQIHGFMIRNGYDLDIVIIGALLDMYSKCRCLDYALNVFIGTPVKDVALWNSLMLGCYYNKQSEAILKLFELMEEDGVKPDSTTFQAALLACISQGCVKLGEQYFNSLSRDYFIIPQLEHYESMIKLYGLHGFFDELEDFVTKMPFQPTAPMLTSVFDSSKEYNNTRLGKWAVRHLNLLKD